The Desmonostoc muscorum LEGE 12446 genome includes a region encoding these proteins:
- a CDS encoding histidine triad nucleotide-binding protein codes for MSENTETIFSKIIRREIPTDIVYEDDLALAFKDIHPQAPVHILVIPKKTITTLADAESQDHALLGHLLLTAKRVAQEAGLKNGYRVVINTGDDGGQTVYHLHLHILGGRQLDWPPG; via the coding sequence ATGAGTGAAAATACAGAAACGATTTTCAGTAAAATAATTCGTCGGGAAATTCCCACTGACATTGTTTATGAAGATGATTTGGCGTTGGCATTTAAAGACATCCACCCCCAAGCCCCTGTTCACATACTCGTCATCCCCAAAAAAACCATTACCACACTAGCTGATGCTGAATCTCAAGATCATGCTCTATTGGGGCATCTTCTATTAACCGCCAAACGTGTTGCCCAAGAAGCTGGACTGAAAAATGGTTACCGAGTTGTCATTAACACTGGTGATGATGGCGGTCAAACAGTGTACCACCTACATCTACATATTTTGGGAGGACGGCAGTTAGACTGGCCTCCTGGTTGA
- a CDS encoding glycerophosphodiester phosphodiesterase has translation MGKTFTGKPPIIIAHRGASGYRPEHTLAGYELAIALGADYIEPDLVSTKDGILIARHENEISETTDVASHKEFAHRKTTKIIDGESKTGWFTEDFTLAELKTLRAKERIPQLRLQNIPYDGLFEIPTLQEIIDLVKDKSAEINRAIGIYPETKHPTYFESIGLPLETPLLATLTANGYQGANAPVYIQSFEVSNLQDLSTKTDLPLVQLLNITGKPYDFVVNSNDSTYADLITVSGLEKIAQYAQAIGVHKNLLLSKDSTGKLLSPTSLIMDAHAFDLLVHTWTFRNEDYFLPLEFQGNPQGEYELFFNLGIDGVFSDYPDTACAVNENLGFKRRDAINRVSTDS, from the coding sequence ATGGGAAAAACATTCACAGGTAAACCCCCAATTATCATTGCACATAGAGGTGCTAGTGGCTATCGTCCAGAACATACTTTAGCTGGTTATGAATTAGCGATCGCACTAGGGGCTGACTATATTGAACCAGATTTAGTTTCCACAAAAGACGGTATTTTAATTGCTCGTCACGAAAATGAAATTTCTGAAACTACCGACGTTGCTAGCCATAAAGAATTTGCTCACCGTAAAACTACTAAAATAATTGATGGAGAATCAAAAACAGGTTGGTTTACCGAAGATTTTACCCTTGCAGAACTGAAAACACTACGAGCGAAAGAGCGAATTCCCCAACTGCGATTGCAAAATATCCCCTATGATGGATTATTTGAAATTCCCACATTACAGGAAATCATAGATTTAGTCAAAGATAAAAGTGCCGAAATAAATCGTGCAATCGGCATTTATCCAGAAACTAAGCACCCAACTTACTTTGAATCCATTGGTTTACCCCTAGAAACACCCCTATTAGCAACTTTAACAGCTAACGGTTATCAAGGAGCTAATGCACCTGTTTATATCCAGTCTTTTGAAGTGAGTAATTTACAAGATTTATCTACAAAAACTGATTTACCTTTGGTACAATTGCTAAACATTACTGGTAAACCTTATGATTTTGTAGTTAATAGTAATGATAGCACCTATGCAGATTTAATAACTGTTTCAGGTTTAGAGAAAATTGCTCAATATGCACAAGCAATTGGAGTTCATAAAAATCTACTGCTTTCTAAAGACAGCACTGGTAAATTGCTTTCACCAACATCTTTAATTATGGATGCTCATGCATTTGATTTACTAGTTCATACCTGGACTTTCCGCAATGAAGACTACTTTTTACCATTAGAATTTCAAGGAAATCCCCAAGGAGAATATGAACTATTTTTCAACTTGGGTATTGATGGCGTATTTAGCGACTACCCGGATACGGCTTGTGCTGTGAATGAAAACCTTGGGTTTAAGCGTAGAGACGCGATTAATCGCGTCTCTACCGATTCCTAA
- a CDS encoding Rieske (2Fe-2S) protein — protein sequence MSWTKVLAAEALSPGARQVVKVGNRKILLLNHENQLYAVDNTCPHLKLPLKSGKITEDGAIVCSFHRSSFDLSSGEVKDWCPWPPGVGKVLSLVSQEKALPVFPIRVEEGSIWIDVQEE from the coding sequence ATGAGCTGGACTAAAGTTCTTGCAGCCGAAGCGCTGTCACCAGGTGCGCGACAAGTAGTAAAAGTTGGTAACCGGAAAATCCTACTTTTGAATCACGAAAATCAGCTTTATGCCGTAGATAACACCTGTCCCCACTTAAAATTGCCTTTGAAAAGTGGGAAAATCACTGAAGATGGGGCAATTGTTTGTTCTTTCCATCGCAGTAGTTTTGACCTAAGTAGCGGTGAGGTAAAAGATTGGTGTCCCTGGCCGCCTGGTGTAGGTAAAGTACTATCCTTGGTTTCACAAGAAAAAGCACTGCCAGTTTTTCCAATCCGTGTGGAAGAAGGTAGTATCTGGATTGATGTGCAAGAAGAATAA
- a CDS encoding DUF6335 family protein, whose protein sequence is MAKKNHNDEIKTDDLPQEISESYGTGVKDLPGYNIGGRGLVDERRQYTETSPELTGGDVDAYWQDADAVGDEAVGGTVPTPDQNVTEDIEAAVGLEMDDFTFLRTNDILEERDGDRWELDPMSAEDYQQRRE, encoded by the coding sequence ATGGCCAAAAAAAATCACAATGACGAAATAAAAACCGATGATTTGCCGCAAGAAATTAGTGAATCCTACGGTACTGGTGTGAAAGACTTGCCAGGATACAATATTGGCGGGCGAGGTTTGGTAGATGAAAGACGCCAGTACACAGAAACTAGCCCAGAACTTACTGGTGGAGATGTTGATGCTTATTGGCAGGATGCAGATGCAGTTGGGGATGAAGCTGTTGGGGGTACTGTTCCAACTCCGGATCAAAATGTAACTGAAGATATAGAAGCAGCAGTAGGGTTGGAAATGGACGATTTCACGTTTCTGCGTACCAACGATATTTTAGAGGAACGTGACGGCGATCGCTGGGAATTAGATCCGATGTCTGCTGAAGATTATCAACAACGGCGAGAATAA
- a CDS encoding DUF2267 domain-containing protein, translated as MEYDEFITHVQSLAQSDSREDAERATRATLETLKERIAADEAQKLAENLPEQLGDCLRGREGDSVLSFNLQEFIARASQKENTEPTITAIHVRAVFAVLQNAIKPEIFADFHAHFSHDYEELFAISPTGEVPA; from the coding sequence GTGGAATACGACGAGTTCATTACACATGTACAAAGCCTCGCTCAATCAGATTCTCGTGAAGATGCAGAACGTGCTACCCGTGCCACCTTAGAAACACTTAAAGAACGGATAGCAGCTGATGAAGCACAAAAATTAGCTGAAAACTTGCCTGAACAACTAGGCGACTGTTTGCGAGGACGGGAAGGAGATAGTGTTCTTTCCTTCAACTTGCAAGAATTTATTGCCCGTGCGAGTCAAAAAGAAAATACAGAACCAACTATTACTGCAATTCATGTCCGAGCTGTGTTTGCTGTGTTGCAAAACGCTATCAAACCAGAAATATTTGCTGACTTTCACGCCCATTTCTCTCACGATTATGAAGAATTGTTTGCTATTTCCCCAACAGGTGAAGTACCTGCTTAG